Proteins encoded in a region of the Onychostoma macrolepis isolate SWU-2019 chromosome 20, ASM1243209v1, whole genome shotgun sequence genome:
- the lrfn5b gene encoding LOW QUALITY PROTEIN: leucine-rich repeat and fibronectin type-III domain-containing protein 5 (The sequence of the model RefSeq protein was modified relative to this genomic sequence to represent the inferred CDS: deleted 1 base in 1 codon) — protein METLLVYLMVFVMALKAQKIQVCPKRCICQVLSPNLATLCDKKGLLFVPPNIDRRTVELRLGDNFITGIKRKDFANMTKLVDLTLSRNTIGLVVPHAFNDLENLRALHLDSNRLTHITNDTFSGMSKLHHLILNNNQLTHIYIGAFNDLLALEELDLSYNNLESVPWIAIQLMSNLHTLNLDHNMINYIPEGTFSGLQKLKRLDVTSNKLHKLPPDPVFQRAGVLATSGVLGPSSFALSFGGNPLHCNCELLWLRRLRREDDLETCAAPQHLAGRYFWTVSEEEFLCEPPLITRHSQETRALEGQQVSLRCKARGDPDPIIHWIAPDGKLVFNSSRTVLHSDGTLDILISTVKDSGSFTCVASNPSGEAQQTVDLLITKLPHFTNDTSMVQEPDPGSSDIATSAKTGGDGGSSMGNKGGQEKRVLISEITSSTALVKFNFQRNIPGIRMFQVQYNGTYDDSLVYRMIPPTSKSITVNNLAAGTTYDLCVLAIYDDAMTALTATRVVGCVHFATEPQYLRCHFMQSQFLGGTIVVIIGGLIVASVLAFIIFLIVRYRVCQQEGADKGLELGDVRSQSEHQVCGIIKSMSKQVLGPDACRKVSPQSESVPSRASKPVLPDCTVTTSAASHSWHPASPSPVRPSRTDTQVDVEPDNTNRNNSAKVRPTVRAYSTIVTPTSRRAQLQSLHNYQTIPASCVRVSRRHSLNVNSCKQPAYASYAQPLRSKRSLSMSGGDIPQMDSGEIRNGRSSLSQSEWVLESTL, from the exons ATGGAGACGCTACTGGTTTATTTGATGGTTTTTGTAATGGCGTTAAAGGCCCAGAAGATCCAAGTATGTCCCAAGCGCTGCATTTGCCAGGTTTTGTCTCCCAATCTGGCAACCTTGTGTGATAAAAAGGGGCTGCTGTTTGTCCCTCCAAACATCGACAGACGCACTGTCGAGCTCCGACTGGGGGACAATTTCATCACGGGCATCAAGCGGAAGGATTTCGCCAACATGACCAAACTGGTGGACCTGACGCTTTCTAGGAACACGATAGGACTGGTCGTGCCTCACGCTTTCAACGATTTGGAGAACCTCCGCGCCCTTCATCTGGACAGCAACCGCTTGACCCACATAACGAACGATACGTTTAGCGGCATGTCCAAGCTGCACCATCTCATTCTCAACAACAACCAGCTCACGCACATCTACATAGGAGCATTCAACGACCTTCTCGCGCTGGAAGAGCTGGATTTATCCTACAACAACCTGGAGAGCGTGCCGTGGATCGCCATCCAGCTCATGAGCAACTTGCACACTTTAAACCTGGACCACAATATGATCAACTACATTCCCGAAGGAACCTTCTCCGGGCTTCAGAAGCTCAAGCGTCTGGATGTAACGTCCAATAAGCTCCACAAGCTTCCGCCGGATCCGGTTTTCCAGCGCGCCGGAGTTTTAGCCACGTCTGGCGTTTTGGGTCCGTCGTCTTTCGCGTTGAGTTTCGGAGGAAACCCGCTGCACTGTAACTGCGAGTTGCTGTGGCTTCGGAGATTACGACGTGAGGATGATCTGGAAACCTGCGCGGCTCCGCAGCATCTCGCCGGACGCTATTTCTGGACCGTATCCGAGGAGGAGTTCCTTTGCGAGCCGCCGCTCATCACTAGACACTCGCAAGAGACTCGCGCTCTCGAAGGCCAGCAGGTTTCCTTGCGCTGCAAAGCCCGAGGCGACCCGGATCCCATCATCCACTGGATCGCTCCGGACGGAAAGCTGGTGTTCAACTCCAGTCGCACCGTTCTCCATTCGGACGGGACCCTGGACATCCTGATCAGCACGGTCAAGGACTCTGGATCTTTCACTTGCGTCGCTTCCAACCCGTCC GGAGAGGCGCAGCAGACGGTGGACCTGCTCATCACCAAACTGCCGCATTTCACTAACGACACCAGTATGGTCCAAGAGCCGGATCCGGGGTCGTCTGACATCGCCACTTCTGCCAAGACGGGCGGAGACGGAGGCTCCTCGATGGGCAACAAGGGTGGACAGGAGAAGAGGGTCCTGATCTCGGAGATCACCTCATCCACGGCTCTGGTGAAGTTCAACTTCCAGAGGAATATTCCAGGGATTCGGATGTTCCAGGTCCAATACAATGGCACTTACGACGACTCGTTAGTATACAG AATGATTCCTCCGACCAGTAAAAGTATCACGGTCAACAACCTGGCAGCAGGAACCACGTACGATCTTTGCGTTCTGGCCATTTACGACGACGCCATGACGGCGCTCACGGCCACACGCGTGGTGGGCTGCGTTCACTTCGCCACAGAGCCGCAGTACCTTCGCTGCCACTTCATGCAGTCGCAGTTCCTCGGCGGCACCATCGTGGTCATCATCGGCGGCTTGATCGTGGCGTCTGTCCTGGCCTTCATCATCTTCCTCATCGTGCGCTACCGGGTGTGCCAGCAGGAGGGCGCGGATAAGGGCCTGGAGCTGGGCGATGTGCGCTCGCAGTCCGAGCATCAG GTCTGCGGAATTATCAAATCCATGTCCAAGCAGGTTCTGGGTCCGGACGCGTGTCGGAAGGTGTCGCCGCAGAGTGAATCCGTCCCATCCCGAGCGTCCAAGCCGGTTCTTCCGGACTGCACCGTCACCACGTCCGCCGCTAGCCACAGTTGGCATCCGGCGTCTCCCAGTCCCGTCCGTCCGTCGCGCACAGACACGCAAGTCGACGTAGAGCCAGACAACACCAACAGGAACAACTCGGCCAAGGTGCGTCCCACCGTACGCGCCTATTCCACAATAGTGACGCCGACGTCACGCAGAGCGCAGCTCCAGAGCCTCCACAACTATCAGACGATCCCGGCTAGCTGCGTGCGCGTCAGTCGACGTCACTCGCTCAACGTAAACTCCTGCAAACAGCCGGCGTACGCGAGCTACGCGCAACCGCTGCGCTCCAAACGCAGTTTATCCATGAGTGGCGGCGATATTCCCCAGATGGACTCGGGCGAGATTCGCAACGGGAGATCCTCGCTGTCCCAGTCCGAGTGGGTTCTGGAAAGCACATTATAA